In Candidatus Abyssobacteria bacterium SURF_5, the genomic stretch ATTCCCACAACGCCTACTACTGCTGATTCGCTTCGCACCTTTAAAGACAAAGACCAAAGAAAAGAGCATTTTACAGAAATTTCTTGACATTACTGAAGAGGTCTACTTTGATTGACACTATTTTGGCGGTTGGCCTATAATATCGTATTCCAACTCCTCAACGTAACTTTCACTCCTGGGTGCGAAATGGCTGATACTTTCTTTCTTGACAGTATATATCCGGCGCTGATTCCTTATATCCACAGCTTCATTCCCATGTTTGTGGCTATTGATGCAATTGGGATAATTCCGTTGTATAGTTCATATACAGTTGGACTGTCGGACGAGGTTCGACGAAGGGTGGCGATGCAGGCGATAGTCACGGCGTTTCTCATAGCTCTCGCCTTTCTTTTCGTTGGGAGAACAATATTCCTGCTGCTCGGGATAACGGTGGCTGATTTCCAGATCGCCGGTGGCATTTTGCTTTTTGTTCTTGCAGTTATCGATCTGGTGGCGAGAGAGAAGCCGGAGCGCATGCCGGCGGCGGAAATCGGTGTCGTACCCATTGGAACGCCCTTGATCGTCGGGCCGGCTGTATTGACCGTTTTGATCATAACGTCCGATTTATATGGAATCATGCCGACAATGATAAGTATCCTGCTGAACTTGGCAATAGTGGCGGCGGTCATCTTGAACGCCAACAGGATTCTTGGTTTTATTGGAGAAGGGGGCGCGCGCGGTGTAGCAAAAGTTGTCAGTCTCCTGCTGGGCGCAATCGGCGTGATGATGGTTCGCCGCGGAATTCTTGCCGTTCTTGGTCTCGATTAGCAAATTGAGAAGGAGATTTCCCTCCGGAAGTTCCGGGATATTACCTTGGCATTTTCCAGATCAGCTGCTTTAATCATCTTTCTGCTTACTTATATCGGGCTGGTGTTTTTGCCGCGGCGAAGAATGCAGGCGGCGGTGGCCGGCGCCGGTGCTCTCATGCTCCTTGGAGTGGTTTCCCCTTTTGAAGCCTTTCGGTTGATTAACTGGAACGTGATGGGGATTTTCTGGGGGACCCTGGTGGTCGCTGAACTTTTCATGGCCTCGAACACGCCTGCCTATTTAGCGGAACTTGTTGTGGCGAAGTCGCGAAACGTTGTGTGGGCCACGCTCGCCATTTGCGCGTTAACCTCGCTTATATCGGCCTTTGTCGAGAATGTGGCAACCGTCCTCATCGTTGCGCCCGTTGCGCTGGCTATTACAGGTCGGCTCCATATTTCCCCCGTGCCGGTCATCATAGGGTTGGCGGTCAGCTCAAATCTTCAAGGAGCGGCAACATTGATTGGAGATCCTCCAAGCATGCTTTTGGGTGGATTCGCAAAAATGACGTTCAATGATTTCTTTGTGTACGAAGGGAAACCGAGCATCTTTTTTGCCGTACAGCTTGGAGCGATCGCATCCTTTTTCACTCTGTACCTGATCTTCAGGAATATGCGGCAACCGATCCAAATTGAGCGGACCCAGGAAATTCAGATGTGGACGCCCCCGATCATGCTGGTGCTGCTGATCGTGCTGCTGGCTCTTTCGTCGCTGATCGACCCGGGCTTCTCTTCACTGGCCGGCATCATTTGCGTGGCTTTCGGCGTCTTTGGGTTTATATGGTACCGAGTGGCTCATCGAGGCAACATTGTGAATCTCTTTACCGCCCTCGACTGGCAGACGACGTTCTTCCTGATGGGTGTCTTCGTGGTTGTGGGAGGAATCACCCACGTCGGATGGATAGATGATATCACCGTGCTGTTTTCTCGAATCTCAGGAGACAACACTTTTCTTGCCTATTCGCTCCTCGTGTGGATATCGGTGATCTTCTCCGCTTTCATCGACAACGTCCCTTACCTTCTCGCGATGCTGCCGGTGGCCCAGGGACTGGCGGGGGAGTTGGGGACATCCGATACGTTACTGATGTTCGGACTTCTGATCGGAGCAAGCCTCGGCGGAAATATCACCCCCATCGGAGCTTCGGCAAATATTGTCGGCGTCGGCATCCTCTCAAAACGAGGCCATCATGTCAGTCTGCGCGAATTCGCCAGGATCGGAGTCCCCTTCACTCTTGTGGCCACATTTTTCGCATACATCTTCATCTGGTTCATCTGGAAATGAGCACGAGAAAGGTTCCGTTCTCACGATGTGGTCAGTTCATGTGAATTTCCTATGATATGAGATGATACCAAGTCGTTCCTCAGAAAGAATGAAGCTGCCGCTCTTGCTGCTTGCGCTGGGATTTACTTCCATGGTGTCGCAGGTTCTGCTGATGCGCGAGCTGGTCGTTGTTTTTTACGGCAACGAGTTGTCGCTCGGGATCATGCTTGGCAGTTGGCTGTTCTGGGTCGGCACGGGAAGTTATTCGGGCGGCATCATCCTTCCGCGCGCGCGCTCAATGAGTCGCTTCAGCGCCGTTGCGCTCCTTCAGGTGCTGCTGGGTCTTCTGAGTTTTGCCACGTTTCTGGCGCTCCGGATGCTGCCGCTGATACTCCGGCAGGAAACAGCGGGGGAAGTCATCGGCTACGTTCCCATCGCGATCACAAGCTTCTTGTTGCTGGCCCCGCTGTGCCTGCTTCTTGGATTCCTGTTCACGCTGTTTTGCCATTTGCACGACGGGGAGGAGCCGGTTACATCGATCGGCAGAGTCTATTTTTTTGAAGGACTGGGCGCCGCCGCCGGTGGAATCATATTCGCTCTCGTTCTCGTGCGCTTTCTTGATCCGGTGACAATCGTTTTCCTGCTGTTCATCATGAATTTGGCCGCCGCCGCTTTTACACTTGCGCTTATTTCGAGACCTGTTCTTTCGGCGACGCTTCTCTGTATCCTTTTCCTCGCGGTATCCGGGAGCGCGTTTTTCGGAATCATTGGAACCGTGAAAGAGCGAAGCCTTGCATGGCTGTGGCGGGGGCTGCATGTCGTCGATTCCGGTGACTCGATTTACGGCAATGTGACGTATATAGAGCGTGAGGGACAGAGAGCACTGTATGAAAACGGGCTGCTGATTGCCTCTCACCCAGACCAATTTTCGGCCGAAGAGGCTGTGCATTTTGCCCTTCTCGAACATGCGAAGCCGAAGCGGGTACTGTTGATCGGCGGGGGCGCGAGCGGCAGTGTAGATGAAATCCTCAAGCATTCGGTTGACCATGTCGACTATGTCGAGCTCGATCCGCTCATCATCGAGATGATTACACGATATTTTCCGCCGGATGCTCGAAGGGGTCTGGAAGACCCAAGAGTGACGATCCACAATATCGACGGCCGGCTCTTCATCAATCGAACGCGGGAAAGCTATGACGTCATCATTATCAATCTGCCCGACCCATATACGGCCCAGTTGAACCGATTCTACACCGACTCATTCTTTCGGACGTGCGCGGCCAGATTGAAGCCGGGCGGGGTTCTCTCGTTTCGGCTCAGTTCGGCGGAAAATTATATTTCTCCCGAACTGCAGCAATTCATTGGGTGCATGTATCGGACCCTGCGCGAGGTATTTCCGGAAGTGAAGGTGATTCCCGGGGAAACCAATGTTTTCATTGCCGCAGCCGCTCCCAACACGTTGACCCTGGACGCGCACGCGCTTATCCGGCGCCTTTCGGAGCGGGCGATTCAGCAGCAGGTGCTCTTTGTAAGGGAATACTATCTGCCGCACCGGCTGTCGGAAGACCGCCTTCAGATGCTTGCAGCGGCGCTCTCTGTCGAGGTCTCCAGGCGGAATACCGATCTGGCGCCGGTATGTTATTTCTATGATGCTGTTTTGTGGAGCAAACAGTTCAAGGATTTCTCGAGCAGCGTCCTGGTGTGGTTCTCGAAAATTCCGCCCGCTATTCTGCTGGCGGCAGTAGCCGTCTTTTTTGCCGGCGCAGCGTTTGTCCAGATGAGAGCGCCGCGGTTCTGGGGTCCGAAATCGATTCTTGTGGCCGTGGGCACAACGGGATTTGCGGAGATCACTGTCGAGGTGGTTACGCTTCTGGGTTTCCAGGCGATCCATGGATATGTTTATCACAAGATCGCAATTATCATCACCTTCTTCATGGTGGGATTGGCTTTGGGCGCGGCGTCGGCTATTCGCTATGTGAGGGCAAAGCGTTCCCATGCTCTGCCGTTTCTCGTAGTGCAAGGAACGGTATGCCTTTATCCGCTTCTCTTATTGGGGGCGCTTGTTATCATGACGGGCGGCGGTGCAAGTTCGTTTTTTGGCCGGGCGCAGTCGGTACAGGCCGCCGTTGTCTTTCCGGCGCTTGCTTTTGCGGCCGGGTTGATTGGCGGACTGCAGTTCCCGCTTGCGAACGCGCTGTGGCTCGCTGAAGTTCCGGGCACGGCCCGTGCGGCGGGATTCACTTATGGGGTAGACCTTTTTGGCTCGTGCGCCGGCGCGTTTCTGGCTGCGGGTCTACTCATCCCTGTCTTCGGGATTCCGTTCGCCTGCGGCGCGGCATCGCTCTTAAACGCCGGCAGCTTTATCCTCGTATTCCTGAAAATTCGTCAAGGCTTTAAAGGTGTGTCACCGCTCAGTCTCCGGTAATCCTGCCCCGTCTTGTGGGCGACACACTGGTAGCAGGAGAAATCCGCGTCGTCTCCGCCCGGGAAACAGTCGTACATGCCGGACTGCTGCATGATGAGGTGCCTTTTCCAACCCAATTCGAGGTAAAATTCGGTCGAAGGCAATTCCATCCCCTCGTATCTTGTGCCCCTCGCCTTGGTCAAAAACCCGAAAATAGGAACGATGGCGTGATCGACCAGAAACTCGTATGCCCGCATGTGGGATTCCACTGCATCTGATTCGTGGGGCGATCCGTTCGGGGAAAGCAACTCGACGCCTGCAACGAAATTGGTGGCAACTTGTCCGGGACCGAAAATATCGACGGCTGCTTTCAAGCGCCTGATCCATTCTTTCTTGCCTACCGCTTTTGTCTTGCCGGGAACAACTTCCTCCCAGAGACGGTCTTCCCACACCTCCAGGTTCGGCTGGACCCGATCGGCGCCGGCTTCCTTCAGCAGGAGCCAGCCTTTTTCGTCGAATGCCTGGCAGACGGCGGTGATTCTGGTTTTCGGTCCAAGAGCTTTTCTTAATGCGGCTATCGTCTTCGCATAGGATTTGGCTTCGAGTTCGGTCTTGATGAAAGAGCCGCCGGATACGACGGCGTGGCGAATCTTGATTTCTTTTGCGGCGAGCGTGCAGGCTTCGATGGTCTTTTTCTGGTTCTGCGGAATGAAATCGGAGATATCCGAGAGCGTGAGCCCTGCCATCATATTTCCGAGGATACAGAAAGCGCACTGGTCGCGGTTCTTCGAGTACTCGCAGAAGAGTGAATGCACGATTGCGATGCAATTCTCGGTCCTTTGTCCGAGAAAATCGGAAACAGCCGATCCGTCGGATAAAGTGGTTTGAAAAGTGGGGCGCGCGGGCGAGGAGACTTCGGTTATCGGATTCTTGCCGCGGAACAAGACATATCTATGGTTCCCCTGCTTTCGGACGAAATAGGGGCTCTTCTTGTCGAGTTCGAGGTTTACGCGAGTACCATCGGGCAGGGTCAACTGGTTAGGGGCCGCCAGTACTTCATTCGCCGCTTCGTCCGCAGGGATATCCTCCCGGCTGAGAAAAGCGTTTGTCGGAATCGCCCATAATGCCACCTCAGCAAGGTCCGCTGTAAAACGCAGACCCTCCCTCAGCACGTCCGCTTTCAGGATGATACTGTCGGGCGTCTCCGCAAACCGATCTTTCAGTCTCTGCAAATGTAAATCAAACTGCATCTTGCCCATCATGCCTCCGCTCCATGGATTTGCCACTCGCCTTTGCTCCGGTCCAGGCAACGATCTCACTTTACTTTTTTCCGAAGGCTGTGTCAATCCGCTGCGAGCGGCCGAAACGGGGGAGAGTGATCAAGCTCAAATTGTTCGCTT encodes the following:
- a CDS encoding arsenic transporter, which translates into the protein MEKEISLRKFRDITLAFSRSAALIIFLLTYIGLVFLPRRRMQAAVAGAGALMLLGVVSPFEAFRLINWNVMGIFWGTLVVAELFMASNTPAYLAELVVAKSRNVVWATLAICALTSLISAFVENVATVLIVAPVALAITGRLHISPVPVIIGLAVSSNLQGAATLIGDPPSMLLGGFAKMTFNDFFVYEGKPSIFFAVQLGAIASFFTLYLIFRNMRQPIQIERTQEIQMWTPPIMLVLLIVLLALSSLIDPGFSSLAGIICVAFGVFGFIWYRVAHRGNIVNLFTALDWQTTFFLMGVFVVVGGITHVGWIDDITVLFSRISGDNTFLAYSLLVWISVIFSAFIDNVPYLLAMLPVAQGLAGELGTSDTLLMFGLLIGASLGGNITPIGASANIVGVGILSKRGHHVSLREFARIGVPFTLVATFFAYIFIWFIWK
- a CDS encoding MarC family protein encodes the protein MAYNIVFQLLNVTFTPGCEMADTFFLDSIYPALIPYIHSFIPMFVAIDAIGIIPLYSSYTVGLSDEVRRRVAMQAIVTAFLIALAFLFVGRTIFLLLGITVADFQIAGGILLFVLAVIDLVAREKPERMPAAEIGVVPIGTPLIVGPAVLTVLIITSDLYGIMPTMISILLNLAIVAAVILNANRILGFIGEGGARGVAKVVSLLLGAIGVMMVRRGILAVLGLD